One Exiguobacterium sp. BMC-KP genomic window, CGAACAGCTTAGACTGTTTTTTCAAGCTTTGTTAAGAGCGTCCGGAACAGTTCAAGTTCCTGATCCGAGAAGTCCTCGAAGACGTCTGCGAGGTAATCCATCTTCATCGACTCGAGTTTTTCATATAACTCGATGCCTTTCGGTGTTGCCCGGAGTTCAACGACGCGACGATCAAGTTCGCTACGCTCGCGTGAGATCAACTCTTTTTTCGTCAATTCGTCAGCCAGTGCCGTGATCATACTCGCTGAGAACTGAAACTCTTGCGAGAGAGCAGAGGCGATTTGCGGACTGTTCGCACAAAGTGATTTTAAGATGAAGAATTCGTTGCGTGTCAAATAAGTCGTGAACATGCTACGCACGTCCTTTTTGATTGCGCGGTAGTTCATCCGTAATCCTTTTTCCGTATCAACGATCAACTGATCGCGTTGTGCCACTTCTAGTGTAGTTGCCATGTATCCTTCACTCTTTCTATACCGTAGTTTCTTCACTCGTGATTTAGTATAGTGAAAAATTTTAGTTTAATCAATATTTTTCTCTTGAATCATCTGTTTCGACAGCACGGGCGACTTGGGCAACGATCTCTTCGACGTTGCGTAGCTCTGGGTAAAAGCGGCGGAAGAAGTAATCAATCCGGTGTGTGTCTTCCCCGGCGATCGTCAATGCCATGCAGATATAAGCGATTCCAATTCCTTGACGGGGGAGGAATGGATTCGGCATGACCTTCGCACAACGCAGGGCGAGCGGGCTGTGCGTCGTCACGGCTTCAATCAATTCCCCGTATGTTCGAATATCGACATAGTGGAACATCCGGATCAATTCATTGATCAATTGTTGATCGGAATCGAGCATCATCTGCGATGTGACGAGTCGTTTATCGAGCTCGTTAATGACCGGGGAGTGGTCGATGAAGTAGTTCAAGTTGTCTGCTGTGATCCGGACTTGGTGGGGATCAGACAAGATCTGCTGAACGGTCTCGTCTTCGAATTGTTTCAATTGTTTTTTGATGTTGACGAATTCCTGATCGGCGATCTCGAGCAGTCCTGCGACTCGGCTGAAGCTACGCCGGACTTCTGCCGGAACGCTGTTCGGATTTTTATACCCAAGGTCATGCTCGATCTCCGCCCATGCGTGCTGAAGAATTGAGCGGACCTGAATTTCAGCCGTGTAGTCCTTGAAACGACCATACTCGCTAAGAGCCAGTCGCTGATCGCTCAGTGACGCGACAAAGTGGACCGAGAGATAACCGAATTCTGTCGTATCAAGCAAAGTCGACTTGTCGACGGATTGATCCCGGTCGATCGCGAACTCGTTTTCAATGATTCGTGCTGCTTCTCGGACATCGTCATGGAAATAAGTGACGATCCGAATCCCAGTCAAATCATGGACGTCCTTGAGTGAACGGTATTTATTCGGTTGCCGTAAAACTTTTTGATACAGACTTTCAGAGTCTTTCGTCCGAGCGACGATTGAGTGGTATTTGATTCCTGCTGCGTCCAGTAGCTCGGACAGAAGCATCTTCAATTTGTCGGCGTACGCATCATATTCTTCCTTATCGTTGACATATTCAAGCATCATCGTATTTAAATCTTGTGATTGCACCGTTTCGCACCTTCCTCATCCTGTAGTCATCTAGCCATATTGTAGCACTCTGCTTTGTTAAACGCACAGCAAGACCCTGTTTGAAGCAGTACGATTCGTGGGAAAAAGACAAGTAGTACGTTTCCGGGAGGAGATTGAAAATGGAAATAGTGGATGCCCGTGCTTTACCCGCCGATCATATGGATGTCTTGCATGTCACCCCGTCGTCAATCTATTTTCGACGCCGTCTTGATGACGCCCGTTACCATATCAGCCGGTATGATCTTGAAGACCAGGAACAAGTCGATTTGACGCCTGAAGCCTTAACCGACCACGGACCAACCCGTCCGTTCGTCCGACACGGGAAAGTCTATTGTCTGAATGAACATACACAAGAGCAGGGTGGCGAAACAGAAGTACTTGTCATCGATCTGATGTCCGGTAAACGGGAACAGATTGCTTCGTTTTATGTCGAAGGAGATTTGACGCTTTACTGGGTACTCAATGAAAACTATCTTGTGTTTTTGCAGACAACGGATACGACGTCCGCATTTCTGTATGACGTTACAGAGGACTCTCGCCAAACGATTCGCGATCAACGACTGTATGGAATGACGGAGAACTACCGGGAGCTCTATTTTTTCCTCGTCACTTTAGAAGATAAGGAATACATCGTCTGTAACGCCCGGCTCGATGAGTTCTCGTTCTATGACGCGCTTGAAAGTGGCGTCATCTCACCGGAAGATCCGATCGACCACTCGGAAAGCTTGTTGATTGCTCCGCTCCCGACCTTGATCGAGGAGATTGAACAAGGCGTCGAGCACTTATCATTTGCGACTTTACTAAAATTAGACGGAGAAGGGGACACCGTTCAGTATCTCGGGGAACAGGAAGGTCACTTGATTTTCAGTGCCTATACCGACCGGCTGAACGAAGAAGTTTTTTACCGGATCGATACGGAAGCGAGTGTCGAAGAGGTCGCAAGGATTCAGTGGAGTGACTATGAACCACTTGACTTCACCTATGACGACGTCGAGTCGACAATCTTTATCGTCAATGACCGGTCCGA contains:
- a CDS encoding GTP pyrophosphokinase, with the protein product MQSQDLNTMMLEYVNDKEEYDAYADKLKMLLSELLDAAGIKYHSIVARTKDSESLYQKVLRQPNKYRSLKDVHDLTGIRIVTYFHDDVREAARIIENEFAIDRDQSVDKSTLLDTTEFGYLSVHFVASLSDQRLALSEYGRFKDYTAEIQVRSILQHAWAEIEHDLGYKNPNSVPAEVRRSFSRVAGLLEIADQEFVNIKKQLKQFEDETVQQILSDPHQVRITADNLNYFIDHSPVINELDKRLVTSQMMLDSDQQLINELIRMFHYVDIRTYGELIEAVTTHSPLALRCAKVMPNPFLPRQGIGIAYICMALTIAGEDTHRIDYFFRRFYPELRNVEEIVAQVARAVETDDSREKY
- a CDS encoding MarR family winged helix-turn-helix transcriptional regulator; its protein translation is MATTLEVAQRDQLIVDTEKGLRMNYRAIKKDVRSMFTTYLTRNEFFILKSLCANSPQIASALSQEFQFSASMITALADELTKKELISRERSELDRRVVELRATPKGIELYEKLESMKMDYLADVFEDFSDQELELFRTLLTKLEKTV